A portion of the Adhaeribacter radiodurans genome contains these proteins:
- a CDS encoding WD40 repeat domain-containing protein translates to MNYRTIQVQKITTFTGHRDCVYTLEKSDREEVFFSAAGDGMVVAWNLENSGNGELIAQVPASVYALRYVPEKNWLLVGHNHNSLQIIDIANKEVLAAVPLPPVAIFDIVWSGKTQFIYVGLGDGGLAVIDANSFTLKKIIKLSQKSARCLALNELTQELAVGFSDHSIRVLDATSLILKFELSGHTNSVFTVAYSPDGRFLLSGSRDAHLKVWLATAEYTEHTSIIAHMYAINHITYSPNGKFFATCSMDKSIKVWDAEAFRLLKVIDKVRHAGHGTSVNKLLWSGYRNQLVSGSDDRTISVWDLNFSLTYEDYTVRD, encoded by the coding sequence ATGAATTACCGCACTATCCAGGTACAAAAAATTACAACTTTTACTGGCCACCGGGATTGCGTGTATACCTTGGAAAAGTCGGATAGGGAGGAAGTATTTTTTTCTGCGGCTGGTGACGGCATGGTAGTGGCCTGGAACTTGGAAAATTCCGGTAATGGTGAGTTAATTGCTCAGGTACCGGCCTCGGTGTATGCCTTGCGTTATGTGCCCGAAAAAAATTGGCTGTTGGTGGGGCATAATCATAATAGTTTACAAATTATAGATATAGCCAATAAGGAAGTACTAGCTGCTGTACCCTTACCACCCGTAGCCATTTTTGATATTGTTTGGTCAGGAAAAACGCAATTCATCTACGTTGGTTTAGGCGATGGTGGCTTAGCTGTTATCGATGCAAATTCTTTCACATTAAAAAAGATAATTAAACTTTCTCAAAAAAGTGCGCGTTGCCTGGCACTAAACGAGCTAACGCAAGAGTTAGCCGTTGGATTTAGCGATCATTCTATTCGGGTGCTGGATGCAACGTCCTTAATATTAAAATTCGAACTTAGCGGCCATACCAATTCGGTTTTTACCGTGGCTTATTCCCCGGATGGGCGCTTTTTGTTGAGCGGTAGCCGCGACGCACATTTAAAAGTATGGCTGGCTACGGCAGAGTATACCGAACATACTTCTATAATTGCCCACATGTACGCCATTAATCATATTACATATAGCCCAAACGGAAAATTTTTTGCTACCTGCAGCATGGATAAATCCATTAAAGTTTGGGATGCCGAAGCCTTCCGGTTATTAAAGGTAATTGATAAAGTAAGGCATGCGGGCCATGGCACTTCGGTAAATAAATTATTGTGGTCGGGTTACCGGAACCAGTTAGTTTCGGGTAGCGACGACCGTACCATATCAGTCTGGGATTTAAATTTTAGTTTAACTTATGAAGATTACACCGTTAGAGATTAG
- a CDS encoding 4'-phosphopantetheinyl transferase family protein, protein MPIAQIKEIAPGTLIGRWTLTETVAQLKAYLNLPAELQIPEFITHDKRQTEWLASRILAYQMLQYFTSVPYPLHNNEIGKPYFAESSYHISISHTQQQVAVLLSNNVPVGIDIERVQSKVSRVQNKFLNAEEKLAINNDLVKLTIAWSAKESLYKLYGKKNLIFNQNLLLSPFPISLTGNMEAFIRTPEFQKKYIVYFEVEKDTVLTYCLGS, encoded by the coding sequence ATGCCCATTGCTCAGATAAAAGAAATAGCTCCAGGTACTTTAATAGGCCGCTGGACCTTAACCGAAACGGTAGCACAATTAAAAGCCTACCTTAATTTACCGGCAGAATTACAAATTCCCGAATTCATCACACACGATAAGCGGCAGACAGAGTGGTTAGCCAGCCGCATACTAGCTTACCAAATGTTGCAGTACTTTACATCGGTACCTTATCCCCTGCATAATAACGAAATTGGAAAACCTTACTTTGCCGAAAGTTCTTACCACATTTCCATTTCGCACACGCAACAACAGGTGGCTGTATTACTTTCTAATAATGTTCCGGTTGGCATAGATATTGAAAGAGTACAATCGAAAGTAAGCCGGGTGCAGAATAAATTTTTGAATGCAGAGGAGAAACTAGCTATTAACAACGATTTAGTAAAACTTACCATTGCCTGGAGTGCAAAAGAATCTTTGTACAAACTTTACGGAAAAAAAAATCTGATTTTTAATCAAAATTTACTTTTGTCGCCGTTTCCTATTAGCCTAACCGGCAATATGGAAGCGTTCATCCGTACTCCTGAGTTTCAAAAAAAATATATAGTTTACTTTGAAGTAGAAAAGGACACGGTACTTACTTATTGTTTAGGAAGTTAA
- a CDS encoding redoxin domain-containing protein, with translation MKKIILINLLLLTAIHLQAQTSTQGQKVEPFVLQNETGQKLALADYASSKAVVVVFTHNHCPYSRLYKSRLQRLNSEYSGKGVTFLFVQPAISTDNSPGNDGNAVDKTNAPDNADFTYFKDTNQKVSQQLGATKTPEAVVLQPQNGDFLLRYKGAIDDNPQVEGYVKESYLKTALDAILGNQVPAVTQNRATGCTIKRF, from the coding sequence ATGAAAAAAATAATTCTTATTAATTTATTGCTACTAACCGCCATACATTTACAGGCTCAAACTTCTACTCAGGGCCAAAAAGTAGAACCGTTTGTCTTACAAAATGAAACCGGTCAGAAATTAGCTCTTGCCGATTATGCGTCCAGCAAAGCGGTAGTGGTAGTATTTACGCACAACCATTGTCCTTACTCCCGTTTGTATAAAAGCCGACTTCAACGATTAAACTCAGAATATTCGGGTAAAGGAGTTACGTTCTTGTTTGTGCAACCTGCCATTAGTACCGATAATAGTCCTGGTAATGATGGTAACGCTGTTGATAAAACGAACGCTCCGGATAATGCCGATTTTACTTATTTTAAAGATACTAACCAGAAAGTAAGCCAGCAACTAGGCGCCACCAAAACGCCGGAGGCAGTGGTATTGCAGCCGCAAAACGGCGATTTCCTGCTCCGTTACAAAGGTGCTATAGATGATAATCCGCAGGTGGAAGGCTACGTGAAAGAATCTTATTTAAAAACTGCTTTAGATGCTATCTTAGGTAATCAGGTTCCGGCTGTAACCCAAAACCGAGCTACCGGTTGCACCATTAAACGTTTTTAA
- a CDS encoding bifunctional heptose 7-phosphate kinase/heptose 1-phosphate adenyltransferase, whose translation MTTFNSLEAIFDSFNQLTVLVVGDVMIDSYLWGKSSRLSPEAPVPIVNVVRKEKRLGGAANVALNVQALGATPLLCAVIGEDFVGAELLRLMEEQQLPTDGIIKSPDRITTVKERILAGGQQLLRIDAEMEAELLEHESAHLVQQYSKLLPLADVVIFEDYDKGVLNEGNIAAMIELARQHDIPTVVDPKKKNFLSYVGCTLFKPNLKELKEGLKIDFADSNHVAFEQAAFTLQQKLNTPTILITLSERGVFYLSGPHKKYIAAHLRTISDVSGAGDTVISIAALCLALDLPIAFVAGLSNLGGGLVCEQVGVVPIDKVNLLVEAQRTNTFQLVKITPVIKI comes from the coding sequence ATGACAACATTCAATAGCCTGGAGGCTATTTTTGATTCTTTTAATCAGTTAACGGTGCTGGTAGTCGGCGACGTTATGATTGATTCTTATTTATGGGGCAAGTCCTCGCGCTTATCACCGGAGGCTCCCGTTCCGATTGTGAACGTAGTCCGGAAAGAAAAGCGTTTGGGTGGTGCCGCAAACGTAGCGCTCAATGTGCAGGCATTGGGCGCTACGCCTTTATTATGCGCCGTAATCGGCGAAGATTTTGTCGGGGCAGAATTGCTGCGCTTAATGGAAGAACAGCAATTACCAACCGACGGTATCATTAAAAGTCCGGACCGGATTACCACCGTTAAAGAACGGATTTTGGCAGGTGGCCAGCAACTGTTGCGCATCGATGCCGAAATGGAAGCTGAATTATTAGAACATGAGTCGGCGCATTTGGTGCAACAATACAGTAAGTTATTACCCTTAGCCGATGTAGTAATTTTTGAGGATTACGACAAAGGTGTTCTTAACGAAGGAAATATCGCGGCTATGATAGAATTGGCAAGGCAACACGATATTCCAACCGTGGTGGATCCCAAAAAGAAAAACTTTCTGTCTTACGTGGGTTGCACGTTATTTAAGCCCAACTTAAAAGAACTAAAAGAAGGTTTAAAAATTGATTTCGCAGATTCAAACCACGTAGCATTTGAGCAAGCCGCTTTTACGTTACAGCAAAAATTAAATACGCCCACCATATTAATTACCCTTTCGGAACGGGGCGTATTTTATTTATCGGGCCCGCACAAAAAGTACATTGCTGCTCATTTAAGAACAATTTCGGATGTATCGGGAGCGGGCGATACCGTAATTAGCATTGCGGCGCTTTGTTTAGCCTTAGATTTGCCCATTGCCTTTGTGGCAGGTTTATCTAATTTAGGCGGAGGATTGGTTTGCGAACAAGTAGGCGTAGTACCTATTGACAAAGTAAATTTACTGGTGGAAGCACAACGTACGAATACATTTCAGTTAGTTAAAATTACTCCGGTAATCAAAATTTAA
- a CDS encoding pyridoxal phosphate-dependent aminotransferase → MEMTEQATSFLSDRITSLAESQTIAMAKKARELAAQGYDVINLSFGEPDFQTPQYIKDAAKKALDDGFTFYTPVAGYPDLRQEIVNKLKRDNNLDYKPENIVVSTGAKQSIANVVMSLVNPGDEVIIFSPYWVSYEEVVKLAEGIPVQVKGTIDNDFAITPQQLEDAITSNTKLVMYSSPCNPTGSVFSKEELEAFANILAKHPQIFVMADEIYEYINFTGQHASMAQFDFIKDRVITVNGFSKGYAMTGWRVGYIAANKEIADACDKMQSQITSGTCSIAQKAAVAALKGGRGSAEEMSAAYLRRRDLVLGLMNEIPGIRTYVPQGAFYIFPEISSYFGKSFNGQVINNSNDLSMFILNDAHVAVVSGDAFGADECVRFSFAASDEKLVEAMRRLKESLAKLV, encoded by the coding sequence ATGGAAATGACAGAACAGGCAACCAGCTTTTTATCCGATCGCATTACTTCTTTAGCAGAATCGCAAACCATTGCGATGGCCAAGAAGGCGCGCGAACTGGCGGCTCAAGGTTACGATGTAATAAACCTGAGTTTCGGCGAACCCGATTTCCAAACTCCGCAGTACATTAAAGATGCCGCCAAGAAAGCCCTCGACGATGGCTTTACTTTTTATACTCCGGTGGCCGGCTATCCGGATCTGCGGCAAGAAATTGTAAATAAATTAAAACGCGACAATAATCTCGATTACAAACCCGAAAATATTGTGGTTTCTACCGGCGCCAAACAATCCATTGCTAATGTGGTAATGAGTTTAGTAAATCCCGGCGACGAAGTAATTATATTTTCGCCTTATTGGGTAAGCTACGAAGAAGTAGTAAAACTAGCCGAAGGAATTCCGGTGCAGGTAAAAGGTACCATTGACAACGATTTTGCTATTACCCCGCAGCAACTCGAAGATGCCATTACCAGCAATACCAAATTGGTAATGTATTCGTCGCCGTGTAACCCAACGGGCTCGGTTTTCTCGAAAGAAGAATTAGAGGCTTTTGCCAATATTCTGGCGAAGCATCCGCAGATATTCGTGATGGCCGATGAAATTTACGAATACATTAACTTTACCGGTCAGCATGCCAGCATGGCGCAATTTGATTTTATTAAAGATCGGGTGATTACCGTTAATGGTTTTTCTAAAGGCTATGCCATGACCGGCTGGCGCGTAGGTTACATTGCTGCTAACAAAGAAATTGCCGATGCCTGCGATAAAATGCAGAGTCAGATTACCTCGGGTACTTGCTCTATTGCTCAAAAAGCAGCCGTAGCCGCTTTAAAAGGTGGTAGAGGTTCTGCGGAAGAAATGTCAGCGGCTTATTTGCGCCGGCGCGATTTAGTATTAGGATTAATGAATGAGATTCCGGGTATCAGAACGTATGTACCGCAGGGAGCTTTTTATATTTTCCCGGAAATAAGCTCTTATTTTGGTAAGTCGTTTAATGGCCAGGTAATTAATAACTCCAACGACCTGAGCATGTTCATTTTAAATGATGCGCACGTAGCCGTAGTTTCCGGCGATGCCTTTGGGGCGGATGAATGCGTGCGTTTCTCTTTTGCTGCTTCCGACGAAAAACTGGTGGAGGCCATGCGCCGCTTAAAAGAAAGTTTAGCCAAACTTGTTTAA
- a CDS encoding OmpA family protein — protein MRTKLFRTVAFCLALVATGVNAYHTVPVIKSVIGPEKLKNKNLKVDVITKLEYDFAKASIRNDYCPNLDQLAEIIVNEKYAISLRGHADSIGSYVGNWKLSDKRALKVKEYLLSKGVEENRIVTTPYGSTQPIAPNLTAEGRQKNRRVEISLRKLNE, from the coding sequence ATGAGAACAAAATTATTCAGAACCGTTGCTTTTTGCCTGGCCTTAGTTGCTACCGGCGTAAATGCCTACCATACCGTTCCTGTTATTAAGTCTGTAATCGGACCAGAAAAACTTAAAAATAAAAATCTGAAAGTAGATGTAATTACTAAATTAGAATACGATTTTGCCAAAGCTTCCATCCGGAATGATTACTGCCCTAATTTAGACCAATTAGCTGAAATAATAGTAAATGAAAAATACGCCATATCGCTGCGTGGTCACGCTGATTCTATTGGCAGTTACGTTGGCAATTGGAAATTATCGGACAAACGAGCGTTAAAAGTAAAAGAATATTTATTGTCGAAAGGCGTGGAAGAAAACCGGATTGTTACCACTCCATACGGCAGCACCCAACCAATTGCCCCTAACCTAACTGCTGAAGGCAGGCAAAAGAACCGTCGGGTAGAAATTAGTTTAAGAAAGCTGAATGAATAA
- a CDS encoding glycosyltransferase family 2 protein: protein MKKLSVIIVNYNVCYFLEQALLSVRKAIHKLNAPAEVFVVDNNSVDNSVSMLQRRFPEVKLIENKKNLGFSKANNQALRQATGEYVLLLNPDTVVEEDTFIKCCCFMDEHPEAGGLGVKMLDGTGTYLPESKRGLPTPWVGFYKIFGLTQLFPNSEKFARYYLGHLDKNQIQEVEVLAGAFMFLRRSVLNKIGLLDEAFFMYGEDIDLSYRIQQAGYKNYYLPHTRILHYKGKSTRHSSLNYVVVFYNAMAIFYRKHFFGRMALAYSYLIQLAIVLRAGVSILARILNTFLPFLDDAALLFAGLYGLKVILEQRTSLEFPPFFTSQVLPLTVILWIGAIYFNNGYEKPFKLSRFIQGIVVGTILVAALGNFWSNANLSHHYILWGTIWALFALIGKRFLYHYGQYKNFQLGNRPGRRIAIIGSEQESKRVLELLKHINSGTKIIGFASPYVADNSAKEYLGELQQLKDIIQVHKLNELIFCGKDLSVTQIIEWMVAVNDESVQYKILPEDSEYIIGSNNKNTTGEYYAVPFELNLFKKEQIRNKMLLDFALALIFLGFSPVLIWLVQNKMGFIRNCWLVLSGNYNWVGLQNTLDQHYRKNKAILTPKDQFHSLTKPDEHTIRQMEVLYAQKYSVKLDIDIIFKAFRYLGRKAI from the coding sequence TTGAAAAAACTGTCTGTTATAATTGTTAACTATAATGTATGCTATTTCCTGGAGCAGGCGCTGCTTTCCGTCCGGAAGGCTATTCACAAACTAAATGCTCCCGCCGAGGTATTTGTTGTAGATAATAATTCGGTTGATAATTCGGTTAGCATGTTGCAGCGCCGTTTTCCGGAAGTAAAGCTGATAGAAAATAAAAAAAATTTAGGTTTTTCAAAAGCCAATAACCAGGCTTTGCGGCAAGCTACCGGCGAATACGTCCTGCTTTTGAACCCCGACACGGTGGTGGAAGAAGATACTTTTATTAAATGCTGCTGCTTTATGGACGAACATCCGGAGGCAGGTGGTTTGGGTGTAAAAATGTTGGATGGCACGGGTACCTATTTACCCGAATCTAAACGAGGATTACCTACTCCTTGGGTAGGATTTTACAAAATTTTCGGCTTAACCCAACTTTTCCCGAATTCGGAAAAATTTGCCCGATATTACTTAGGCCATCTCGATAAAAACCAGATTCAGGAAGTGGAAGTGCTGGCAGGTGCTTTTATGTTTTTAAGGCGCTCAGTTTTAAATAAAATCGGTTTGCTCGACGAAGCTTTTTTTATGTACGGCGAAGATATTGACTTGTCTTACCGCATTCAGCAAGCAGGTTATAAAAACTATTATTTGCCACATACCCGTATTCTGCACTACAAAGGAAAAAGTACCCGGCACAGCAGCCTTAACTATGTAGTTGTATTTTATAATGCCATGGCCATTTTTTACCGCAAGCATTTTTTCGGTCGAATGGCCTTGGCTTATTCTTATCTAATCCAGCTAGCTATTGTACTGCGGGCAGGTGTTTCTATTTTAGCGCGTATACTAAATACTTTTTTGCCTTTTCTCGACGATGCCGCCTTGCTTTTTGCCGGTTTATACGGGCTAAAAGTTATTCTGGAACAGCGTACTTCGTTAGAATTTCCGCCATTTTTTACTTCACAAGTACTACCTCTAACCGTAATTTTATGGATTGGCGCCATTTATTTTAATAATGGGTACGAAAAACCATTTAAACTAAGCCGGTTTATTCAGGGTATAGTGGTGGGTACAATATTGGTAGCCGCTTTGGGTAATTTTTGGTCAAACGCTAATTTATCGCATCATTATATTTTATGGGGTACAATCTGGGCTTTGTTTGCTCTTATAGGTAAACGGTTTTTGTACCATTACGGGCAATACAAAAACTTTCAATTAGGTAATCGACCAGGGCGTAGGATTGCTATTATTGGCAGCGAGCAAGAAAGTAAACGCGTGCTAGAACTTCTTAAACATATAAATTCGGGCACTAAAATTATTGGCTTTGCCAGCCCCTACGTAGCCGATAATTCCGCTAAAGAATATCTGGGCGAGTTACAACAGTTAAAAGATATAATTCAGGTACATAAATTAAACGAACTGATTTTTTGCGGAAAAGATTTATCAGTAACTCAAATAATTGAGTGGATGGTTGCGGTAAACGACGAATCGGTTCAGTACAAAATATTACCCGAAGACAGTGAGTATATCATTGGCAGTAACAATAAAAATACCACCGGCGAGTATTATGCCGTACCATTTGAATTAAACTTGTTTAAGAAAGAACAAATCCGAAATAAAATGCTTCTGGATTTTGCTTTGGCACTAATTTTTCTGGGTTTTTCTCCCGTATTAATTTGGCTGGTACAAAATAAAATGGGCTTTATCCGGAATTGCTGGTTGGTTTTAAGTGGTAATTACAACTGGGTAGGCTTGCAAAATACCTTAGATCAGCATTACCGGAAGAATAAAGCAATTTTAACTCCCAAAGATCAGTTTCATTCTTTAACTAAACCGGACGAGCATACGATCCGGCAAATGGAAGTGCTATACGCCCAAAAGTACAGCGTTAAATTAGATATTGATATTATATTTAAAGCCTTCCGTTATCTCGGCCGAAAGGCAATATGA
- the recR gene encoding recombination mediator RecR, which produces MNFPSKLIESAVDELAKLPGIGRKTALRLVLHLLKSETEETTDLADALTKMRNDITYCEQCHNISDTEVCSICANPLRDQTSLCVVSDIRDVIAIENTAQYKGLYHVLGGVISPIEGIGPSDLNITSLIERIPGSEVKEIILAISPTMEGDTTSFYITRKLRELGVKITTIARGVPVGGELEYTDEITLGRSIVERTSYNKV; this is translated from the coding sequence ATGAATTTTCCTTCTAAACTGATCGAAAGTGCCGTTGATGAGTTAGCAAAATTACCTGGTATTGGCCGTAAAACCGCATTGCGCCTGGTACTACATTTACTAAAATCCGAAACGGAAGAAACCACCGATTTGGCCGATGCCCTTACCAAAATGCGGAACGATATTACTTATTGCGAGCAATGCCATAATATTTCGGATACGGAGGTTTGCAGTATTTGCGCCAATCCACTTCGCGACCAGACTTCTTTATGTGTGGTAAGTGATATTCGCGATGTAATTGCTATTGAAAATACGGCCCAATACAAAGGCTTATACCACGTTTTAGGCGGAGTTATCTCGCCCATCGAAGGTATTGGGCCTTCAGATTTAAATATTACCTCTTTAATTGAGCGTATTCCAGGTTCGGAGGTAAAAGAAATTATATTGGCTATTAGCCCCACCATGGAAGGCGATACTACTTCGTTTTATATTACCCGCAAGTTGCGCGAATTAGGCGTAAAAATAACCACTATTGCTCGGGGAGTACCGGTTGGCGGCGAACTGGAATATACCGATGAAATTACCCTGGGCCGGAGCATTGTGGAACGAACCAGTTACAATAAGGTATAA
- a CDS encoding ATP-dependent Clp protease adaptor ClpS, whose amino-acid sequence MPTSPEILHDEDILLLEEHIDLRNLVVYNDDVNTFEHVIETLIQVCNHSQEQAEQCTYLIHYKGKCTVKVGAFEELAGMCTAIHERGISADIV is encoded by the coding sequence ATGCCTACATCACCTGAAATATTACACGACGAAGACATACTACTACTGGAAGAGCATATAGATTTGCGTAATTTAGTTGTTTATAACGACGACGTAAACACATTTGAGCACGTAATCGAAACGCTTATTCAGGTTTGTAATCATTCGCAAGAACAGGCTGAACAGTGCACTTATCTTATTCATTACAAAGGCAAATGCACTGTAAAAGTTGGGGCTTTCGAAGAATTAGCAGGTATGTGTACTGCCATCCACGAACGGGGCATTTCTGCCGACATTGTTTAA